The Bacillota bacterium genome includes the window GACGGGCATGGCCGTCCGGCCCCCGAGGCGGTTCGGCGGCAGTTCGCCGAGGTGGAGAGAGCGGGCGAGGTCTGGAACGACCTGGAGGGGCACTTCTTCATCGTCGTCGACGGGATGTTGGAAGAGTGGGCGGGCGACCGCTTCTCGCCGGTGGGCCCGGTGGGAAGCCAGCGGTTGGAGGCGGTGGGTGACGGCCGGGTGATCGTCTCCACCGTGCAGAGCCTTCCGGATGACATCATCTCGACGTATACGCTGGAAACCTTGAACCCGCTGCGGCAAGTGGTCTCCTGGACGGTGCATGGGGTGCAGGTGGTGGGCATGACCTATACGATCAGCGTCGCACCGGGCCTGGTCGAGCTCGACTTCCCGCTCCAGCACAAGCACTACGCCCTCAAAGACGTCATCGGTCAACCGCAGAGCGCCAACGGGCAGGTCTATTTCCGCTCCTCCCGCGGGTACGAGCGCCTGGTGATCACGGCTCCCGGCATGAACGCCATGACCGACGGATTCTGGCGGTAGCCGCGCCCGGCCGGCTGCCTGCCTCCGCCCGCCTGACGGGCAGCCGCAGTCCGTCCCGTGGACGCTCGCCCCTCACGGGCCGCTGCTGGTGCCCATTCCCCATGGCGCACGGGGCCGGGCCGGCGGGAGAGTGGGACTTCTCCCGATGACGCCGCGCCGCCGCACGCCGTATCCTCGCCGCAGTCTCCGGGCCTTCGCCCGGAGGCGCGACAGGGGTCGCAGCGCAGCGGGGAGGGCGGAAGGTGGGCCGGCGGGGCGCGGGCGGCGGGAGCCCGGGGGCGGAGGCCGACTTCCGGAAGCTCTGGGTGGGGCGGACCGTCTCCCTGGCGGGCTCGCAGGTGAGCCAGCTGGCGCTGCCGCTGACGGCGGTGGGCCTGCTCCACGCCTCGGCCTGGCAGATGGGCCTGCTGGAGGCGGCGGGCAGCCTTCCCTGGCTGCTCTTCGCTCTGCCAGCCGGGGTCTGGGTCGACCGGCGGCCGCACCGGCCGGTGATGGTGGCGGCCGACGCCGGGCGCGCGCTGCTGGTGGCCGCGGTGGTGCTGGCGGTGCCGCTCCACCGGCTGCGCCTCCCCTTGCTCTACGCGGTGGCGCTGGCGACGGGGAGCCTCACCGTCCTCTTCGACCTGGCCGACCACGCCTACCTGCCCGGCCTGGTGGGAAGGGAGCGCTTGGTGGAGGCCAACGGGCGGCTTCAGCTGAGCCAGTCGCTGGCCATGCTGGCCGGCCCCGGGCTGGCAGGCTTCCTGGTGCAGGCGGTGGGCGCGCCGCGGGCGCTGGTGGTGGACGCGCTCTCGTACCTCGTCTCGGCCGCGGCGCTCCTCTTCATCCAGAAGGCCGAGAGCCCGCCGGCGGCGACGGGCGGCCCGCTGGCCGGGGAGCTGCGCCAGGGGCTGGAGACGGTCTTCCGCCACCCGCTCTTGCGGGCGCTGGTCGGTTACGCAGCCACGCTCAACCTGGTGGACGGCATGCTGATGGCCGTCCTCATCCTCTTCCTGACCCGCGAGCTGGGGTTGCGACCCGCCGAGATCGGCCTCGGCCTCTCCATGGGCGCCGTGGGCGGCGTGCTGGGAGCTCTGGCGGCGGGCCGCCTGGGCCGCCGGGCGGGCGTCACGCGGAGCCTCCGGTTGGCCGCGCTCCTCCACGCCGCCGGCCTCGCCCTGCTGCCGGCCGCCTCCGGCCCCCACGCGGCGCGCCTGGCGGTGGGTACGTCGGCCGCCTTCCTGGTGCTGATGGCGTCGACGGCCTCCAATACGCTGACCGTCAGCCTCCGCCAATCGGTGACGCCCGACCGGCTGCTCGCCCGTGTGACGGCCAGCGTCCGCGTAGTCATCTGGGGCGTCGGCCCGCTGGCCGCGCTGGCCGGGGGCGCGCTGGGCCACGCCCTGGGCCTCCGCCCCACGCTTCTGGTAGTGGCCGCGGGCTCACTGCTGGCCTTCCCCTGGCTCTACCTCCCGCCCCTGGGGCGGCTGGAGCGCGTGCCGGAGATGCGGTGAGAGCCGGAGCCGGGAGGGAGCCCGCTTCCGGATGCCTGGGCACCCTCTCTAGTGGCCGCCCCGGCGCTGCGGGCGGATCCGGTAGCGGTCGGTGACGGCGCGCACGTCGGGGTCGGCCAGCTGTCGCCCCGGCAGATCACCCGCCAGGTCGGGGAGCGCCCGGCTCTCCCGCCCGTCGGCGCCCGCCCCTCGCGCCGGGACGGGCGGCCTCCCCGCATCGCCGCCCTTTCGCCGGGGCGCCCGTCTCTCGCTCTCTCTGCCCACTGCCTTCACCCCGCCTCTAGCGTTCCCCGCGACGCGAGAGGCCAGGACGCCCCCGCTTGCACAGAATTATGAGACTATGTATCATCACGTCTGGCGCGGATACGAAGTCTCAAACTGGGGTCGGCATGGAGGCGACGGTGCGATGGAGAGCATCCTAGGCGCCTGGCACGTGGGGCAGGGGGGCCTGTCGGTGGGAGCGGCGCTCCTGGTCGCCTTCCTGTTGGGCGTCGTCCACGGGGTGACGCCCGACGAGCACACCTGGCCCATCACCTTCAGCTACGCCATCGGCGGCTACTCGGCCCGGCGCGGGCTCGTCGCGGGCCTCGTCTTCTCGCTCAGCTTCACGCTGCAGCGTGCGCTCGCCTCGGAGCTGGCCTACTTCGCCCTGCTCCGCTTCCTGGAGCGGGATCCGCTCTGGGACCTACGCCTGACGGTGGTGGTGGGGCTGGTGATGGCGCTGGCCGGCCTCTACGTGCTCCGCCTGGACCGCTCGCTGCACCTCCACCTCCACCTGCCCCGGCTGCGGCGGACGGTGGGAGCGGAGACGGGGCCGGGAGCGGCGGAGGAGGGAAGCCGGGCACCGACCCCGGCCATGGCGGCGGTCCACGGGTTCATCGCCGGCTGGGGCTTCGGCGCCTATGCGCTGGTGCTCTACTCGGTCCTGGCTCCGACCATGCCGGGAGCGGCGCTGGCCTGGGCGCCCGGGGCGGCCTTCGGGCTGGGGACGACGCTGGTGCAGGCGACGGCGGGCGCTCTCTTCGGCTGGTTCTCCCGCCACCTCGGCCTGCCGGAGGGGGCGGCGGAGCGGCTGGCCCACCGCGTGGCCGGCAACACGCTGACGTGGGGCGGCTTGGCCTTCGTGCTGGCCGGCCTCCTGGCGCTGGCCGACCCGCCGCTGGCCGACCTGCGCGTCGCCACCGGCCTCCGCCTGCCCGGGCTGGAGGCGCTGGACATGGAGCTCCTGCTGGTGGTGCTCGTCGTGCTGGTCATCGGCCTGGGCAGCCTCGCCGCCGGCTGGCGGCGCGAGGCGGGCGCGGCGCGTGCGCGCAGGGAGGGGAGCGCCGTATGAGAAAATGATGAACGGTGGGGCGGCGGCGCGCGGGGAGCGCGGGTGGGGCCGCCGCCTTCCGCCCGCGAGGGGCGAGGATCCGAGACCGGCTGGGGCGCGCGCCGCGGCTGCGGACGGAGGCGTGGCCGGTGACAGGCGGGGATGGCGGATGGACGTCGAGCGCGAGCGGCAGCGCAGGGAAGGGGCGGCGGAGCGCCTCCGGAGGGCGCGCCGCTCCATCACGCGGGCGCGCAGCTCGGTGATCGAGACCATGGCCGGCCTCGCCCAGCCCTTCACGGCGGGCGAGCTCTGCGAGGCGGTGGCGGAGCGTTTCCCGGGCGTGGGGCGCGCCTCGGTCTTCCGCACCCTGGCCCTGCTGGAGGAAGTGGGCGCGGTGCAGCGCGTCCACAGCGGCGGCCGGGAGAGCTACGTTCTCTGCGAGCTCACCTCGCACCACCACCACCTCACCTGCACCCGCTGCGGGCGGACGGAGGAGGTCCAGCTGGAGCTGGACGCCCAGCTGGCGGCGGCGGCCGCCTCGCGGGGCTACACCCACCAGCGCCACGTGGTGGAGATCTTCGGCCTCTGCCCCGCCTGTCAGGCCGCCACCGGTGAGGAAGCGGGTGCCCCCGGGGCGGCGGCTCCGCCCCCGGAGGAGGAGTCCTCGCGCGGGCGCGACCGGGAGCGGTGAGGCGCCGCGCTCCGTTCCGGAGGCCGACATTTCCGTAGTTCGCATTGAGTTTTTGATATGTGGTTGACAGGCCGCCACGGCCGGCTATATTGAAGGTGAACGCACTTCTGGGGATCAAGCTCCGGGACTTCGATGGGGAACCCGGAGAACGCCGAAAGGCGAGGACCTCTGGAGGTGCGTTCAGGCATTTAAGCCCGCCTTGCCGGCCTGCCGCCACCGGCTCCTCACCCGGCCGGGCGGAGCCGCAGGATCCCGTGCGAGTCGCCCACCCAGACGGTCGTCCGCCCGTCCGCCTGGCCGCCGGCCAGCGCGAAGACGGTGGCGGCCGGGCAGGCGGCGGTCTGCCAGCTGGCGCCGCCGTCCCGGCTGAGCGAGAGGCCGCCGCCCATGGAGCCGGCCATCAGCGCCCGACCGCCCTCCCAGGCGGCCAGGCCCATCAGCCCGCGCACGAAGAGGCCCTGGTCCGCCTCGCTCCAGCGGCTCCCGCCGTCATGGCTGACCCAGGCGCCCGCCTCCATGGCCGCTGCCCAGACCGTGGCCGGGGGCTCGACCACGATGCGGTAGGCCAGCCGCGCCCCCTGCGCCACCAGCTGCCAGCTCCGTCCGCCGTCGCGCGAACGCAAAAGGCCGTCCGGGCCGCCGGCGAAGAGCAGGCCCGGCCGCGCGGGGTCGGCGGCCAGGCTGATGAGGTTGCGCACGGCCGGTCCGGAGGCGAGGAGCCGCCAGCTCCGCCCGCGGTCGGCGCTGTAGAGCACCCCGCGCTCGGTGGCCGCCCAGAGCGCCCCTTCCTGCCAGGGCGAGGGGAGGAGCGCCCCCACCGCCGCCCCCGGCGCCCTCTCCGGCCGCCAGTGGGCGCCGGCGTCTCCCGAGAGCCAGAGGCGCCCGCCGGCCACGGCATACCAGCTCCGCCCGCCGGGGGCGACGGCCACCGTCTCGACGGCGCCCCGCCCGGCCGCCTCCAGCCGCTGCCAGTGGCGGCCCCCGTCACGCGTCCAGAGCACGCCCGCCCCCGTTCCCAAGAGCGCCGCGTCGGCCGAGGCGGGGGAGGGCGCGATGGCGTAGACCGCGGTGCCCAGCTCCGCGCGCAGCGGCCGGAGCGAGGGGTCGAGGGCCCAGTTGCAGTCAGGCGACCCGTTGGGCGGCGCCACCGAGAGGCGGAAGGAGGCCTGCGCCGCAGGGCCGGCGGCCGCGCTCGGGCCCGGGGCGGGCGCGAGGCTGAGGAGCAGCTGCCAGTTGCCGGCCATGCTGAAGGCGTCCGTGCTGGCCTCGTAGCGGCCGCCGCCCTCGGGCGAGAGCCAGAAGGCGGCCGTCCCCATGGCCATGTCCAGGCTCTCCACCTGGGCCTGCACGGCCAGGCCGTCCGCCGGCCGCCCGGTGCGGGTGACGTTCAGGCGGAGCCGGTTCGGACCGGCCACCACCGGCTCCACCTGGAGGCGCAGGCGGTAGGGTCCGGCCCCGGCCGCGGCCGTGTAGACGATGGCCGGGCCGCGCCCCAGCAGCAGGGCAGGGTCGGCCGCCGGGGGCACCCCGGTCAGCAGGAGGAGGACTGCCAGCGCGTAGCCCGCCGGCGCCGCCGGCCGGCCCCGCGCCGGCACGGCCACCAGGGCGGCCAGGGCGAGCGCGAGGAGCGCCACCCAGAGCGGCAGCGCCGCCTGTTCCAGCGTCCAGGCGACGGCGTACCCGGGCAGCGGCAGCTCGGGATCGGGCGGCGAGCTCTGGCTGAGGACGCCGGCGGCCAGCAGGACCAGCAGGAGCGCAGCCGCCTCGAAACGGAGGGCGCGGGCGAAGAGCCGGCCGGGCGCCACCCGCTCGCCGGCGGCCTGGGCGCGGGCCAGCCGCGGCTCGCTCCAGAAGCGGTGGCTGGCGGCCGCCGCCAGGGCGAGGGCCCAGAAGAGGAGCTTGACGAGGAGCGCATGCCCCCAGTCCGAGCGGAGCGGGTCCGGGAGCGGCAGCAGCCGGTCGGCGGCGGAGAGCGTCCCGCTCGCCACCAGGAGGGCCAGCGCCCTGCCGGCCAGCCGCGAGAAGCGCCGCAGCTCGCCGGCCTCCAGCTCCCGTCCCGCGGCCAGGCGGCGCGGCCGCTCCACCAGGGCGAGGAGGAGGACGCCGCCCAGCCAGGCGCCCATGGCCAGCTGGTGGAGGACGTCGGCGGGTACCGCCAGCCAGGGGCGCGGGCTGGAGCCGGCGTGGGCGGAGAGCGAGGTGGCCGCCGCCAGCGCCAAAAGAAGCGCGCCGTGCAGCCGGCCGCCGCCGGGCCGGGCGCCCGCCGCCAGGGCGAGGGCGCCCAGCGCCAGCCGGGCCAGCCAGAGACGGCCGTAGCGGGTACCCGCCAGGAAGAGCAGCGCCTCGCCCGCCGGCGGCCGGAGCGAGCCGGTCACCTGGGCCAGGCGCAGCCCGGTGAGCGCCGCGTCGGAGAGGAGATAGGCCGTCCCGGCCGCCACCAGGAGGCGCCGGTAGAGGGGCTCCCCGGTGCCGGAGCCCAGCTGCGGCGCCACCAGCTGCGGCGCCAGCCAGAGGGCGAAGGCGAGGCCGCGCAGGGCGAAGAGGAGCGTGCCGGCGGCGTCGGGAGGCTCCATGCTGGTCGCGGCCAGGAGCCGCCAGGCGGCCAGCGCGGCCAGGGCGAAGGCGGCCGTCACCAGGAGGCGC containing:
- a CDS encoding transcriptional repressor, which produces MDVERERQRREGAAERLRRARRSITRARSSVIETMAGLAQPFTAGELCEAVAERFPGVGRASVFRTLALLEEVGAVQRVHSGGRESYVLCELTSHHHHLTCTRCGRTEEVQLELDAQLAAAAASRGYTHQRHVVEIFGLCPACQAATGEEAGAPGAAAPPPEEESSRGRDRER
- a CDS encoding MFS transporter, with product MGRRGAGGGSPGAEADFRKLWVGRTVSLAGSQVSQLALPLTAVGLLHASAWQMGLLEAAGSLPWLLFALPAGVWVDRRPHRPVMVAADAGRALLVAAVVLAVPLHRLRLPLLYAVALATGSLTVLFDLADHAYLPGLVGRERLVEANGRLQLSQSLAMLAGPGLAGFLVQAVGAPRALVVDALSYLVSAAALLFIQKAESPPAATGGPLAGELRQGLETVFRHPLLRALVGYAATLNLVDGMLMAVLILFLTRELGLRPAEIGLGLSMGAVGGVLGALAAGRLGRRAGVTRSLRLAALLHAAGLALLPAASGPHAARLAVGTSAAFLVLMASTASNTLTVSLRQSVTPDRLLARVTASVRVVIWGVGPLAALAGGALGHALGLRPTLLVVAAGSLLAFPWLYLPPLGRLERVPEMR
- a CDS encoding CopD family protein gives rise to the protein MTAGQARSPAPALVAGERAAPGGAEEWLRRLLVTAAFALAALAAWRLLAATSMEPPDAAGTLLFALRGLAFALWLAPQLVAPQLGSGTGEPLYRRLLVAAGTAYLLSDAALTGLRLAQVTGSLRPPAGEALLFLAGTRYGRLWLARLALGALALAAGARPGGGRLHGALLLALAAATSLSAHAGSSPRPWLAVPADVLHQLAMGAWLGGVLLLALVERPRRLAAGRELEAGELRRFSRLAGRALALLVASGTLSAADRLLPLPDPLRSDWGHALLVKLLFWALALAAAASHRFWSEPRLARAQAAGERVAPGRLFARALRFEAAALLLVLLAAGVLSQSSPPDPELPLPGYAVAWTLEQAALPLWVALLALALAALVAVPARGRPAAPAGYALAVLLLLTGVPPAADPALLLGRGPAIVYTAAAGAGPYRLRLQVEPVVAGPNRLRLNVTRTGRPADGLAVQAQVESLDMAMGTAAFWLSPEGGGRYEASTDAFSMAGNWQLLLSLAPAPGPSAAAGPAAQASFRLSVAPPNGSPDCNWALDPSLRPLRAELGTAVYAIAPSPASADAALLGTGAGVLWTRDGGRHWQRLEAAGRGAVETVAVAPGGRSWYAVAGGRLWLSGDAGAHWRPERAPGAAVGALLPSPWQEGALWAATERGVLYSADRGRSWRLLASGPAVRNLISLAADPARPGLLFAGGPDGLLRSRDGGRSWQLVAQGARLAYRIVVEPPATVWAAAMEAGAWVSHDGGSRWSEADQGLFVRGLMGLAAWEGGRALMAGSMGGGLSLSRDGGASWQTAACPAATVFALAGGQADGRTTVWVGDSHGILRLRPAG